From a region of the Rhinolophus sinicus isolate RSC01 linkage group LG04, ASM3656204v1, whole genome shotgun sequence genome:
- the MAMDC4 gene encoding apical endosomal glycoprotein isoform X3, with protein sequence MCNFVCDCRGCSDETQCGYHGASPPLGAPFTCDFEQDSCGWRDISTSGYRWFRDRAGAVPEDPGLHSDHTLGTDLGWYVAVVTHRGKEASTAALRSPVLHEAAPTCELRLWYHAASADVAELRLELTHGMETLTLWQSSGPWGPGWQELVVATGRIRGDFRVTFSAIRNATHRGAVALDDVAFWGCALPTPQARCPLGHHHCRNKACVEPHQLCDGDDNCGDSSDEDTPTCSHHMSTDFETGLGLWKLSEGWTRNHSAGGPEHPAWPRRDHSRNSAQGYFLVSMAEPVAPAVLSSPEFQASGPHNCSLIFYHYLHGSEASCLQLFLQTQSPSAPQVPILLRRRHGELGAAWVRDRVDIQSEHPFRVRPARAALGGQAGGPGSPSGSWGRELREQVGASRLSAGSSWVLLWAACVWRDQSQGGVAFQWPLLKGCGGVMGGGVRTYEVQGVGQRSQPGDNRGRWAPETLCSQIHLAGQTGPGGVVGLDDLILSDGCQPVLEVSHSPPGLWSPASWPGPSSLQPQRFCEPGHLSCGDLCVPPEQLCDFQQQCEGGEDEQECGTTDFEPPTAGGWEDASVGRLQWGRLLAQDSGDPGTSGAAAGFLALVVVEGSTRELVWQAPSSNSGSSSRSWKVDTVLLGARRRPFQLEFVGLVDLDGPGQQGAGVDNVIMKDCSTSVATKRDTEVSCNFERDTCGWHTGHLTDAHWHRMESRGPGYDHTTGEGYFVLLNPTDPPARGPGGHLLTQPQMPAASEECLSFWYHLHGPQIGTLRLVMRQDGKADTHLWSQSGTHGNCWHEAWATLHHQMDSGAQYQLLFQGLRDGYHGTMALDDVALRPGPCWAPKRCSFEDSACGFSTGGLWTRQTNTTGRATWGPSTDHTTETAQGHYMVVNTSPQTLPRGHIASLTSEEHRPLAQPSCLTFWYHLSLQNPGEGCQEEGPWGPPRPLCQGHLGAHQCRALSQHRSSTVADLSWLLGVAGTLQVHVEEAERRQVLSINDHGGLAWRLGSVDVQAQRAWRVVFEAVAAGVERSYMAVDDLLLQDGPCPRPASCDFETGLCGWSHLPWPDLGRYSWDWSSGATPSHYPQPPVDHTLGTDAGHFALFETSVLGPGGRAAWLHSQPLPATKASCLRFWYQMGFPEQFYKGELRVLLRSPRGQLAVWGAGGHRRHQWLEGQVEVASTEEFQVRPGCSGELRWGVLCESTQLLLPPNQIVFEATLGGQPALGPIALDDIEYLAGQRCQLLAPSQGDTAVATSVPAAVGGALLLLVLLGLLGLLGRLWLQKKGGCPSPGSTVAAAPGFDNILFNADQVTLPALVTDNP encoded by the exons ATGTGCAACTTCGTGTGTGACTGCAGGGGCTGCTCGGACGAGACCCAGTGTG GTTACCATGGGGCCTCACCCCCCCTGGGTGCCCCCTTCACCTGCGACTTCGAGCAGGACTCCTGTGGCTGGCGAGACATCAGCACCTCAGGCTACAGATGGTTCCGAGACCGGGCAGGGGCTGTGCCAGAGGACCCCGGGCTCCATTCAGACCACACTCTTGGCACTGACCTGG GCTGGTATGTGGCGGTTGTCACCCACCGTGGAAAAGAGGCGTCCACCGCAGCCCTGCGCTCCCCTGTCCTACACGAGGCGGCCCCCACCTGTGAGCTGAGGCTGTGGTACCACGCAGCCTCTGCAG ATGTGGCTGAGCTGCGGCTGGAGCTGACCCATGGAATGGAGACACTGACCCTGTGGCAAAGCTCGGGACCCTGGGGCCCAGGCTGGCAGGAGCTGGTGGTGGCCACTGGCCGCATCCGGGGTGACTTCCGG GTGACCTTCTCTGCCATCCGCAATGCCACCCACAGGGGCGCTGTGGCGTTGGATGACGTAGCTTTCTGGGGCTGTGCACTGCCCA CCCCCCAGGCGCGCTGCCCTCTGGGGCATCACCATTGCCGGAACAAGGCTTGCGTGGAGCCCCACCAGCTGTGCGATGGGGACGACAACTGTGGGGACAGTTCAGATGAGGACACGCCCACCTGCA GCCACCACATGTCCACAGACTTTGAGACAGGCCTGGGCCTGTGGAAGCTCTCTGAGGGCTGGACCCGGAACCATAGCGCTGGTGGCCCTGAGCACCCCGCCTGGCCTCGCCGTGACCACAGCCGGAACAGCGCTCAGG GCTACTTCCTGGTGTCCATGGCTGAGCCCGTTGCCCCTGCTGTCCTCTCCAGCCCCGAGTTCCAAGCATCGGGCCCCCACAACTGCTCG CTCATCTTCTATCACTACCTGCATGGGTCCGAGGCCAGCTGTCTCCAGCTATTCCTGCAGACTCAGAGCCCCAGTGCCCCCCAGGTCCCCATTCTGCTGCGTAGGCGCCATGGGGAGCTGGGGGCTGCCTGGGTCCGAGACCGGGTTGACATCCAGAGCGAGCACCCCTTCCGGGTGAGGCCAGCAAGGGCAGCGCTGGGGGGACAAGCAGGTGGCCCAGGGAGCCCCTcagggagctggggaagggagCTCAGGGAGCAGGTCGGGGCCTCCAGGCTGTCTGCAGGAAGCTCGTGGGTTCTTTTGTGGGCAGCATGTGTGTGGAGAGACCAGAGCCAAGGCGGGGTGGCTTTCCAATGGCCCCTCCTGAAGGGCTGTGGGGGTGTGATGGGAGGAGGTGTGCGCACTTACGAAGTACAAGGTGTGGGTCAGAGGAGCCAACCTGGGGACAACAGAGGGAGGTGGGCTCCTGAGACCCTGTGCTCTCAGATTCACCTGGCAGGGCAGACGGGTCCAGGAGGCGTGGTGGGCCTGGACGACCTCATCCTGTCCGACGGCTGCCAACCAGTCCTGG AGGTGTCCCACTCACCTCCTGGGCTCTGGAGCCCAGCATCCTGGCCGGGCCCGTCCAGCCTGCAGCCCCAAAGGTTCTGTGAGCCAGGACATCTTTCCTGTGGTGACCTGTGTGTCCCCCCAGAGCAGCTGTGTGACTTCCAACAGCAGTGCGAGGGGGGCGAGGATGAGCAGGAGTGCG GCACTACAGACTTCGAGCCTCCCACGGCCGGGGGCTGGGAGGACGCCAGCGTGGGACGGCTTCAGTGGGGGCGTCTCCTGGCCCAGGACAGTGGGGACCCTGGCACCAGTGGAGCTGCTGCTG GCTTCCTGGCGCTGGTCGTGGTGGAGGGCAGCACCCGGGAGCTGGTGTGGCAGGCCCCGAGCAGCaacagcggcagcagcagcaggagctggaAGGTGGACACGGTCCTTCTGGGGGCACGCCGCCGGCCCTTCCAG CTGGAGTTTGTGGGCCTGGTGGACTTGGATGGCCCTGGCCAGCAAGGCGCTGGGGTGGACAACGTGATCATGAAGGACTGCAGTACCTCAGTGGCCACCAAGAGAGACACAG AGGTCTCCTGTAACTTTGAGCGGGACACGTGCGGCTGGCACACGGGCCACCTCACAGATGCCCACTGGCACCGGATGGAGAGCCGTGGCCCTGGATATGACCACACCACAGGTGAAG gctaCTTTGTGCTCCTGAACCCCACAGACCCCCCAGCCCGGGGCCCTGGTGGGCACCTGCTCACCCAGCCCCAGATGCCGGCAGCCTCTGAGGAGtgtctctccttctggtaccatcTCCACGGGCCCCAGATTG GGACACTGCGTCTAGTGATGAGACAGGATGGGAAGGCAGACACACACCTGTGGTCACAGTCAGGCACCCATGGCAATTGCTGGCATGAGGCCTGGGCCACTCTCCACCACCAGATGGACTCTGGTGCCCAGTACCAA CTGCTGTTCCAGGGCCTCCGGGATGGGTACCATGGCACCATGGCACTGGATGACGTGGCCTTGCGGCCCGGGCCCTGTTGGGCCCCCAAGCGCTGCTCCTTCGAAGACTCAGCCTGTGGCTTCTCCACTGGGGGCCTCTGGACACGCCAGACCAATACCACTGGCCGTGCCACCTGGGGCCCCAGCACTGACCACACCACAGAGACCGCTCAGG GGCACTATATGGTGGTGAACACAAGCCCACAGACACTGCCACGAGGCCACATTGCCTCCCTGACCTCAGAGGAGCACAGGCCCCTGGCCCAGCCCTCCTGCCTGACCTTCTGGTACCACCTGAGCCTCCAAAACCCAGGTGAGGGCTGCCAGGAGGAGGGGCCATGGGGTCCACCCAGGCCCCTATGCCAAGGCCATCTGGGAGCCCATCAGTGCAGGGCCCTGAGCCAGCACCGTTCCTCCACTGTTGCTGACCTAAGCTGGCTGCTTGGCGTGGCAGGTACCCTGCAGGTCCACGTGGAGGAGGCTGAGAGGCGACAGGTGCTCAGCATCAATGACCACGGGGGGCTTGCCTGGCGCCTGGGCAGCGTGGATGTGCAGGCCCAGCGGGCCTGgagg GTGGTGTTCGAGGCCGTGGCTGCTGGGGTAGAGCGCTCCTACATGGCGGTGGATGACCTGCTCCTCCAGGACGGACCCTGCCCTCGGCCAG CTTCCTGTGACTTTGAGACtggcctgtgtggctggagccATCTGCCCTGGCCTGACCTGGGCAGGTACAGCTGGGACTGGAGCAGTGGAGCCACACCCTCCCACTACCCCCAGCCCCCCGTGGACCACACTCTAGGCACTGACGCAG GCCACTTTGCTCTCTTTGAAACCAGCGTGCTGGGCCCAGGGGGCCGGGCGGCCTGGCTGCACAGCCAGCCTCTGCCTGCCACCAAGGCCTCCTGCCTCCGCTTCTGGTACCAGATGGGCTTTCCCGAGCAATTCT ACAAGGGCGAGCTGAGGGTGCTCCTGAGAAGTCCCCGTGGCCAGCTGGCTGTGTGGGGCGCGGGCGGGCACCGGCGGCACCAGTGGCTGGAAGGCCAGGTGGAGGTGGCCAGCACCGAGGAGTTCCAGGTGAGGCCAGGCTGCTCGGGAGAGCTCAGGTGGGGTGTCCTCTGCGAGTCCACACAGCTTCTCCTCCCTCCCAATCAGATCGTGTTTGAAGCCACTCTGGGCGGTCAGCCAGCCCTGGGGCCCATTGCCCTGGATGACATTGAGTATCTGGCCGGGCAGCGTTGCCAGCTGCTTGCACCCAGCCAGG GGGACACGGCAGTGGCCACTTCAGTGCCGGCCGCAGTGGGCGgcgccctcctcctcctcgtgCTCCTGGGGCTGCTTGGACTCTTGGGGCGGCTCTGGCTGCAGAAGAAGGGaggctgcccctccccaggcagcACTGTGGCCGCTGCCCCCGGCTTTGACAACATTCTCTTCAATGCG GATCAGGTCACCCTGCCTGCATTAGTCACCGACAACCCATAG
- the MAMDC4 gene encoding apical endosomal glycoprotein isoform X1 produces MCNFVCDCRGCSDETQCGYHGASPPLGAPFTCDFEQDSCGWRDISTSGYRWFRDRAGAVPEDPGLHSDHTLGTDLGWYVAVVTHRGKEASTAALRSPVLHEAAPTCELRLWYHAASADVAELRLELTHGMETLTLWQSSGPWGPGWQELVVATGRIRGDFRVTFSAIRNATHRGAVALDDVAFWGCALPTPQARCPLGHHHCRNKACVEPHQLCDGDDNCGDSSDEDTPTCSHHMSTDFETGLGLWKLSEGWTRNHSAGGPEHPAWPRRDHSRNSAQGYFLVSMAEPVAPAVLSSPEFQASGPHNCSLIFYHYLHGSEASCLQLFLQTQSPSAPQVPILLRRRHGELGAAWVRDRVDIQSEHPFRVRPARAALGGQAGGPGSPSGSWGRELREQVGASRLSAGSSWVLLWAACVWRDQSQGGVAFQWPLLKGCGGVMGGGVRTYEVQGVGQRSQPGDNRGRWAPETLCSQIHLAGQTGPGGVVGLDDLILSDGCQPVLEVSHSPPGLWSPASWPGPSSLQPQRFCEPGHLSCGDLCVPPEQLCDFQQQCEGGEDEQECGTTDFEPPTAGGWEDASVGRLQWGRLLAQDSGDPGTSGAAAGHFLSLQRAWGQLTAEARVLTPPLGPSGPHCELHLAYHFQSHPQGFLALVVVEGSTRELVWQAPSSNSGSSSRSWKVDTVLLGARRRPFQLEFVGLVDLDGPGQQGAGVDNVIMKDCSTSVATKRDTEVSCNFERDTCGWHTGHLTDAHWHRMESRGPGYDHTTGEGYFVLLNPTDPPARGPGGHLLTQPQMPAASEECLSFWYHLHGPQIGTLRLVMRQDGKADTHLWSQSGTHGNCWHEAWATLHHQMDSGAQYQLLFQGLRDGYHGTMALDDVALRPGPCWAPKRCSFEDSACGFSTGGLWTRQTNTTGRATWGPSTDHTTETAQGHYMVVNTSPQTLPRGHIASLTSEEHRPLAQPSCLTFWYHLSLQNPGEGCQEEGPWGPPRPLCQGHLGAHQCRALSQHRSSTVADLSWLLGVAGTLQVHVEEAERRQVLSINDHGGLAWRLGSVDVQAQRAWRVVFEAVAAGVERSYMAVDDLLLQDGPCPRPASCDFETGLCGWSHLPWPDLGRYSWDWSSGATPSHYPQPPVDHTLGTDAGHFALFETSVLGPGGRAAWLHSQPLPATKASCLRFWYQMGFPEQFYKGELRVLLRSPRGQLAVWGAGGHRRHQWLEGQVEVASTEEFQVRPGCSGELRWGVLCESTQLLLPPNQIVFEATLGGQPALGPIALDDIEYLAGQRCQLLAPSQGDTAVATSVPAAVGGALLLLVLLGLLGLLGRLWLQKKGGCPSPGSTVAAAPGFDNILFNADQVTLPALVTDNP; encoded by the exons ATGTGCAACTTCGTGTGTGACTGCAGGGGCTGCTCGGACGAGACCCAGTGTG GTTACCATGGGGCCTCACCCCCCCTGGGTGCCCCCTTCACCTGCGACTTCGAGCAGGACTCCTGTGGCTGGCGAGACATCAGCACCTCAGGCTACAGATGGTTCCGAGACCGGGCAGGGGCTGTGCCAGAGGACCCCGGGCTCCATTCAGACCACACTCTTGGCACTGACCTGG GCTGGTATGTGGCGGTTGTCACCCACCGTGGAAAAGAGGCGTCCACCGCAGCCCTGCGCTCCCCTGTCCTACACGAGGCGGCCCCCACCTGTGAGCTGAGGCTGTGGTACCACGCAGCCTCTGCAG ATGTGGCTGAGCTGCGGCTGGAGCTGACCCATGGAATGGAGACACTGACCCTGTGGCAAAGCTCGGGACCCTGGGGCCCAGGCTGGCAGGAGCTGGTGGTGGCCACTGGCCGCATCCGGGGTGACTTCCGG GTGACCTTCTCTGCCATCCGCAATGCCACCCACAGGGGCGCTGTGGCGTTGGATGACGTAGCTTTCTGGGGCTGTGCACTGCCCA CCCCCCAGGCGCGCTGCCCTCTGGGGCATCACCATTGCCGGAACAAGGCTTGCGTGGAGCCCCACCAGCTGTGCGATGGGGACGACAACTGTGGGGACAGTTCAGATGAGGACACGCCCACCTGCA GCCACCACATGTCCACAGACTTTGAGACAGGCCTGGGCCTGTGGAAGCTCTCTGAGGGCTGGACCCGGAACCATAGCGCTGGTGGCCCTGAGCACCCCGCCTGGCCTCGCCGTGACCACAGCCGGAACAGCGCTCAGG GCTACTTCCTGGTGTCCATGGCTGAGCCCGTTGCCCCTGCTGTCCTCTCCAGCCCCGAGTTCCAAGCATCGGGCCCCCACAACTGCTCG CTCATCTTCTATCACTACCTGCATGGGTCCGAGGCCAGCTGTCTCCAGCTATTCCTGCAGACTCAGAGCCCCAGTGCCCCCCAGGTCCCCATTCTGCTGCGTAGGCGCCATGGGGAGCTGGGGGCTGCCTGGGTCCGAGACCGGGTTGACATCCAGAGCGAGCACCCCTTCCGGGTGAGGCCAGCAAGGGCAGCGCTGGGGGGACAAGCAGGTGGCCCAGGGAGCCCCTcagggagctggggaagggagCTCAGGGAGCAGGTCGGGGCCTCCAGGCTGTCTGCAGGAAGCTCGTGGGTTCTTTTGTGGGCAGCATGTGTGTGGAGAGACCAGAGCCAAGGCGGGGTGGCTTTCCAATGGCCCCTCCTGAAGGGCTGTGGGGGTGTGATGGGAGGAGGTGTGCGCACTTACGAAGTACAAGGTGTGGGTCAGAGGAGCCAACCTGGGGACAACAGAGGGAGGTGGGCTCCTGAGACCCTGTGCTCTCAGATTCACCTGGCAGGGCAGACGGGTCCAGGAGGCGTGGTGGGCCTGGACGACCTCATCCTGTCCGACGGCTGCCAACCAGTCCTGG AGGTGTCCCACTCACCTCCTGGGCTCTGGAGCCCAGCATCCTGGCCGGGCCCGTCCAGCCTGCAGCCCCAAAGGTTCTGTGAGCCAGGACATCTTTCCTGTGGTGACCTGTGTGTCCCCCCAGAGCAGCTGTGTGACTTCCAACAGCAGTGCGAGGGGGGCGAGGATGAGCAGGAGTGCG GCACTACAGACTTCGAGCCTCCCACGGCCGGGGGCTGGGAGGACGCCAGCGTGGGACGGCTTCAGTGGGGGCGTCTCCTGGCCCAGGACAGTGGGGACCCTGGCACCAGTGGAGCTGCTGCTG GGCACTTCCTGTCTTTGCAGAGGGCCTGGGGGCAGCTGACAGCGGAGGCCCGGGTCCTCACACCCCCCCTAGGCCCCTCAGGCCCCCACTGTGAACTCCACTTGGCTTACCATTTTCAAAGTCACCCCCAAG GCTTCCTGGCGCTGGTCGTGGTGGAGGGCAGCACCCGGGAGCTGGTGTGGCAGGCCCCGAGCAGCaacagcggcagcagcagcaggagctggaAGGTGGACACGGTCCTTCTGGGGGCACGCCGCCGGCCCTTCCAG CTGGAGTTTGTGGGCCTGGTGGACTTGGATGGCCCTGGCCAGCAAGGCGCTGGGGTGGACAACGTGATCATGAAGGACTGCAGTACCTCAGTGGCCACCAAGAGAGACACAG AGGTCTCCTGTAACTTTGAGCGGGACACGTGCGGCTGGCACACGGGCCACCTCACAGATGCCCACTGGCACCGGATGGAGAGCCGTGGCCCTGGATATGACCACACCACAGGTGAAG gctaCTTTGTGCTCCTGAACCCCACAGACCCCCCAGCCCGGGGCCCTGGTGGGCACCTGCTCACCCAGCCCCAGATGCCGGCAGCCTCTGAGGAGtgtctctccttctggtaccatcTCCACGGGCCCCAGATTG GGACACTGCGTCTAGTGATGAGACAGGATGGGAAGGCAGACACACACCTGTGGTCACAGTCAGGCACCCATGGCAATTGCTGGCATGAGGCCTGGGCCACTCTCCACCACCAGATGGACTCTGGTGCCCAGTACCAA CTGCTGTTCCAGGGCCTCCGGGATGGGTACCATGGCACCATGGCACTGGATGACGTGGCCTTGCGGCCCGGGCCCTGTTGGGCCCCCAAGCGCTGCTCCTTCGAAGACTCAGCCTGTGGCTTCTCCACTGGGGGCCTCTGGACACGCCAGACCAATACCACTGGCCGTGCCACCTGGGGCCCCAGCACTGACCACACCACAGAGACCGCTCAGG GGCACTATATGGTGGTGAACACAAGCCCACAGACACTGCCACGAGGCCACATTGCCTCCCTGACCTCAGAGGAGCACAGGCCCCTGGCCCAGCCCTCCTGCCTGACCTTCTGGTACCACCTGAGCCTCCAAAACCCAGGTGAGGGCTGCCAGGAGGAGGGGCCATGGGGTCCACCCAGGCCCCTATGCCAAGGCCATCTGGGAGCCCATCAGTGCAGGGCCCTGAGCCAGCACCGTTCCTCCACTGTTGCTGACCTAAGCTGGCTGCTTGGCGTGGCAGGTACCCTGCAGGTCCACGTGGAGGAGGCTGAGAGGCGACAGGTGCTCAGCATCAATGACCACGGGGGGCTTGCCTGGCGCCTGGGCAGCGTGGATGTGCAGGCCCAGCGGGCCTGgagg GTGGTGTTCGAGGCCGTGGCTGCTGGGGTAGAGCGCTCCTACATGGCGGTGGATGACCTGCTCCTCCAGGACGGACCCTGCCCTCGGCCAG CTTCCTGTGACTTTGAGACtggcctgtgtggctggagccATCTGCCCTGGCCTGACCTGGGCAGGTACAGCTGGGACTGGAGCAGTGGAGCCACACCCTCCCACTACCCCCAGCCCCCCGTGGACCACACTCTAGGCACTGACGCAG GCCACTTTGCTCTCTTTGAAACCAGCGTGCTGGGCCCAGGGGGCCGGGCGGCCTGGCTGCACAGCCAGCCTCTGCCTGCCACCAAGGCCTCCTGCCTCCGCTTCTGGTACCAGATGGGCTTTCCCGAGCAATTCT ACAAGGGCGAGCTGAGGGTGCTCCTGAGAAGTCCCCGTGGCCAGCTGGCTGTGTGGGGCGCGGGCGGGCACCGGCGGCACCAGTGGCTGGAAGGCCAGGTGGAGGTGGCCAGCACCGAGGAGTTCCAGGTGAGGCCAGGCTGCTCGGGAGAGCTCAGGTGGGGTGTCCTCTGCGAGTCCACACAGCTTCTCCTCCCTCCCAATCAGATCGTGTTTGAAGCCACTCTGGGCGGTCAGCCAGCCCTGGGGCCCATTGCCCTGGATGACATTGAGTATCTGGCCGGGCAGCGTTGCCAGCTGCTTGCACCCAGCCAGG GGGACACGGCAGTGGCCACTTCAGTGCCGGCCGCAGTGGGCGgcgccctcctcctcctcgtgCTCCTGGGGCTGCTTGGACTCTTGGGGCGGCTCTGGCTGCAGAAGAAGGGaggctgcccctccccaggcagcACTGTGGCCGCTGCCCCCGGCTTTGACAACATTCTCTTCAATGCG GATCAGGTCACCCTGCCTGCATTAGTCACCGACAACCCATAG